TTCAATATACCTTATCTTACCCTTTATGCATTCTCCAAGGAAAACTGGACGAGACCCCGTGAGGAGATACGCACCCTTATGTACCTTCTCGGCTATTACCTTGAAAAAGAGCTCCCTCTCATGATGGAAAAAGGCATCCGCTTCAATGTTCTGGGCGAGATCAAGGATTTTCCCGCACGCCTCCAGGCCCAGTTGGGCCACGTGATGAAATCGACCTCCAAGAACAAGGACCTCCTTCTCAGCATCGCCTTGAGCTATAGCGGAAGGAAAGAGATCCTCCATGCCGTGGCTTCGATCGTAGACGATCTCAATGCCGGAAAAATAAAAAGGATCAATGAACGGGTTCTCGCGAAGCACCTCTACACGGGGCCCATGACCATACCCGATCCCGACCTTCTGATCAGAACGAGCGGAGAGATGAGGCTCAGCAATTTCCTCCTCTGGCAGATGGCCTATACGGAGATATATGTTACCGATACGCTCTGGCCCGACTTCCGGAGAGCGCAGTATATGACGGCCCTCGCCGAATATGCGCGACGGGACCGAAGATTCGGCAACGTAAAGGAAATCTGAGTGAGCGAACTATCCAAAAGGGTGCTGGCCGGAATATGTCTCGCTCCCCCCATTGTAGGCATCCTCTATTTCTTTCCCCCCAAGTGGTTCCTGCTCTTTATGGCAACGGTCTCGGCCTGTGCCCTCATCGAGCTGGTGCGCATGACGGGAGGGAAGGAGAAATATTTTCTCGCCCTCCTTGCCTTGGTCGCCTTTATCCCCCTCTACCGTCAATCTTACGTCGCCTATGGGCTCTGGCTCCTGTTTTCTCCCGCCCTCTACCTCTTCGCCGTCTCCCTCAGGCGACGGGGTGAAAAGGAAAAGATCAATGCCGAGATCATGACGGCCATAAACACCCTCATTATCGGCCAGCTTTTTATCGTCCTCCCCCTCTTCTATTTCGGCCTGCTCAAGGGCCTGAATACTTTCTTCCCCCTCATCCTCCTTCTCGCCATCTGGGCGAGCGATACGGGGGCATATGTGGCGGGAAAGAATTTCGGCAAGAGGCCTCTGGCGCCGCTCATCAGCCCCAAAAAGACCGTGGAAGGCCTTTTCGGCGCGATGGTGGGAAGCATGCTCATCCTGTCCCTTTCGAGCAGGCTCCTGGGGTTCGGTATTTTCGAGGCGATCGGAATGGGAGCGGTGATAGGCGTTCTCGGACAAACGGGCGACATCTTTGAATCCATCTGGAAAAGGGTAAGCAACGTGAAAGACTCCTCATCCCTCATTCCCGGTCATGGCGGCATTCTCGACC
The sequence above is drawn from the Syntrophorhabdaceae bacterium genome and encodes:
- the uppS gene encoding polyprenyl diphosphate synthase; this translates as MHDLKVESVPVHVAIIMDGNGRWAKSRGLPRAEGHAVGIDSVREIVTASRDFNIPYLTLYAFSKENWTRPREEIRTLMYLLGYYLEKELPLMMEKGIRFNVLGEIKDFPARLQAQLGHVMKSTSKNKDLLLSIALSYSGRKEILHAVASIVDDLNAGKIKRINERVLAKHLYTGPMTIPDPDLLIRTSGEMRLSNFLLWQMAYTEIYVTDTLWPDFRRAQYMTALAEYARRDRRFGNVKEI
- a CDS encoding phosphatidate cytidylyltransferase, which translates into the protein MSELSKRVLAGICLAPPIVGILYFFPPKWFLLFMATVSACALIELVRMTGGKEKYFLALLALVAFIPLYRQSYVAYGLWLLFSPALYLFAVSLRRRGEKEKINAEIMTAINTLIIGQLFIVLPLFYFGLLKGLNTFFPLILLLAIWASDTGAYVAGKNFGKRPLAPLISPKKTVEGLFGAMVGSMLILSLSSRLLGFGIFEAIGMGAVIGVLGQTGDIFESIWKRVSNVKDSSSLIPGHGGILDRIDSFIFTAPLFYHYLSGLKI